The Bradyrhizobium sp. WBAH42 genome includes a window with the following:
- a CDS encoding SDR family oxidoreductase: protein MSTALFDLSGRTALVTGSSRGLGRAIAEGMAKAGAKLIINGVDPERVEQAVAEFRAAGHQAEGAAFNVTDEAAIVAAFNDFDKKGIAVDILINNAGIQHRKPLVEFTTDEWRKVIETNLTSAFVIGREAAKRMIPRKHGKIINIGSLGSELARPTIAPYTAAKGGIKNLTRSMAVEWAQHGIQANAIGPGYMLTDMNEALVNNADFNNWLMGRIPSKRWGKPDELVGAAIFLASDASTYVNGQIIYVDGGMIAAM from the coding sequence ATGAGCACCGCCCTTTTCGACCTTTCCGGCCGCACCGCGCTCGTGACCGGCTCCTCCCGCGGCCTCGGCCGCGCCATTGCCGAGGGCATGGCCAAGGCCGGCGCCAAGCTGATCATCAACGGCGTCGATCCCGAGCGTGTCGAGCAGGCCGTCGCCGAGTTTCGCGCCGCCGGCCATCAGGCCGAAGGCGCCGCCTTCAACGTCACCGATGAGGCCGCAATCGTGGCGGCGTTCAACGACTTCGACAAGAAGGGGATCGCCGTCGATATCCTCATCAACAATGCCGGCATCCAGCACCGCAAGCCGCTGGTCGAATTCACTACCGACGAATGGCGCAAGGTGATCGAGACCAACCTCACCAGCGCCTTCGTGATCGGGCGCGAGGCGGCCAAGCGCATGATCCCGCGCAAGCACGGCAAGATCATCAATATCGGCTCGCTCGGCAGCGAGCTCGCGCGCCCCACCATCGCGCCCTACACCGCGGCCAAGGGCGGCATCAAGAATCTCACGCGCTCGATGGCGGTGGAATGGGCCCAGCACGGCATCCAGGCCAATGCGATCGGCCCGGGCTACATGCTGACCGACATGAACGAGGCGCTGGTCAACAACGCCGACTTCAACAACTGGCTGATGGGCCGCATCCCCTCCAAGCGCTGGGGCAAGCCGGATGAGCTGGTGGGCGCCGCGATCTTCCTCGCCTCGGACGCGTCGACCTACGTCAACGGCCAGATCATCTATGTCGATGGCGGCATGATCGCCGCGATGTGA